A single region of the Actinoplanes sp. SE50/110 genome encodes:
- a CDS encoding oxygenase MpaB family protein yields MPRRRYELRDRIAGLDPERDHLEIYQLSAGREFPWDYTRALEFALFRTYCVPSISRLLAATGEFRLRPQKRYDDTALLMAEIAAHGYDSPRGREALKVINRAHGRHSIGNDDMVYVLSTFVYDPIDWLDRFGWRPLHEHERLAAFHYYREVGRRMGIRDIPAGFADFAAFKRDYEARHFVYSDTNRQIGDYTVGLFAAWFPRLLRPAVRLAVRGMLDERMLAAFGFTPAPRWVGAVGEAGLRARARVLRFFPPRRTSVLGISPGNRTYPGYPRGYRPADLGVSPSSGPASAADGPAPAAR; encoded by the coding sequence ATGCCGCGCCGACGTTACGAGCTGCGCGACCGGATCGCGGGTCTGGACCCGGAACGCGACCACCTGGAGATCTACCAGCTGTCCGCGGGGCGCGAATTCCCCTGGGACTACACCCGGGCGCTGGAGTTCGCACTGTTCCGCACCTACTGCGTGCCGAGCATCTCGCGGCTGCTGGCGGCGACCGGCGAGTTCCGGCTGCGGCCGCAGAAACGCTACGACGACACCGCGCTGCTGATGGCCGAGATCGCGGCGCACGGTTACGACTCGCCCCGCGGCCGGGAGGCGCTCAAGGTGATCAACCGGGCGCACGGCCGTCATTCGATCGGCAACGACGACATGGTGTACGTGTTGTCCACCTTCGTCTACGACCCGATCGACTGGCTCGACCGGTTCGGGTGGCGCCCGCTGCACGAGCACGAGCGTCTCGCCGCCTTCCACTACTACCGGGAGGTCGGCCGCCGGATGGGGATCCGCGACATCCCCGCCGGTTTCGCGGATTTCGCCGCGTTCAAGCGGGACTACGAGGCCCGGCACTTCGTCTACTCGGACACCAACCGGCAGATCGGCGACTACACGGTCGGGTTGTTCGCCGCGTGGTTCCCGCGATTGCTGCGCCCGGCCGTCCGGCTGGCGGTGCGGGGCATGCTGGACGAGCGGATGCTGGCCGCCTTCGGGTTCACCCCGGCGCCCCGCTGGGTCGGCGCGGTGGGGGAAGCCGGGTTGCGGGCCCGGGCCCGGGTCCTCCGGTTCTTCCCCCCACGTCGTACGTCAGTCCTGGGAATCTCACCCGGCAACCGCACCTATCCCGGCTATCCGCGCGGATATCGGCCTGCCGACCTGGGCGTCAGCCCTTCTTCAGGACCGGCGAGCGCTGCAGACGGGCCAGCACCCGCCGCGCGGTGA
- a CDS encoding carboxyl transferase domain-containing protein has translation MFTRIAIVNRGEAAMRLIHAVRELAAETGVPIETVALYTDVDRTATFVREADIAYDLGPAASRPYLDLKGLEHALIATGADAAWVGWGFVAEDPAFAELCDRIGITFIGPSADAMRKLGDKIGSKLIAEEVGVPVAAWSRGPVQTLEAALEAAERIGYPLMLKATAGGGGRGIRKVASAEELTEAYERTSQEAARAFGSGIVFLERLVTGARHVEVQVISDGQGTAWAIGVRDCSVQRRNQKVIEESASPVMPPERAAELKASAERLAVKVGYRGAATVEFLYHPGEDLLAFLEVNTRLQVEHPITEYVTGTDLVKLQIHVASGNRLTGERPVERGHAIEARLNAEDPDRDFAPSPGRIVRLEFPAGPGIRVDTGVSEGDSIPGDFDSMIAKVIAYGKDRDEALGRLRRAMAETTVVIEGGATNKSFVLDLLDQPEVIDGSADTGWIDRVRGEGRLVSDRHSGIALAAAAIEAYEDEELVEQQRLLSTAFGGRPQVRHESGAPLDLKLRGSTYRVRVARVGAHRFRVGIEAGADVRLADVTLERFDEHSGRITVNGVRHRLLTGTHGAITLVEVDGVTHRVSRDEGGVLRSPMPALVVATPLEAGAEVEAGAPVLVLEAMKMEAVLRAPFRARVKEVLVAVGNKVDAGAALLRLEPIAGDDAEQAVTETAADVDLPALPDTEPARQRAARGQEDLRSLLLGFDVDPHDERRVLDDYLSARRAATDEGHRPLDAEIALIEVFADLTELSRNRPAGEDGGDTHVHSAREFFHTYLQSLDVERAGLPQSFQTKLAKALGHYGVTDLERTPALEAAVFRIFLAQQRGSADAAAIAALLRAWLQEPPPDATLHEPAGLALERLISATQVRFPAVSDLARGVVFTWFGQPLLRRNRARVYAEIRKHLRHLDEFPQSPDRADRIAAMVRSTEPLVRLLGQRLVRHNLDNSVLLEVLTRRYYGNKDLTGLHQVTSGGFSFVVAEKGDSRLVSAAESFEKLPGALAGLALLATGDGPVDADVYLAWEGQPADPEEMAVALHEVISRVALPAQIRRLTTTVAGRSGAVMHHHFTFRPSTTGMEEERLIRGLHPYIAQRMQLERLRKFDLTRLPSADEEIYLFQCVARENPADDRLVAFAQIRDLTELREQDGRLVALPTTEDTIATCLDSIRRAQSRRSSDKRFSTNRIVIYVWPELSLTYNEMEMIARRVSPTTAGAGLEEILFIARRRDEATGELVKVNVRITFRPTGGTELILSAPTTEPVEPLDGYRQKVLRASSRNTVYPYELVEFLGTFEEHDLDEQHRLVPVNRPKGRNSAALVAGVVRTVTPRHPEGITRVVLLGDPTKSLGALSEPECRRVIAAIDLAASLQVPLEWYALSSGARISMSSGTENMDWVAEALKRIVEFTQDGGEINIVVAGINVGAQPYWNAEATMLMHTKGILVMTPESAMVLTGKHALDFAGGVSAEDNFGIGGYDRVMGPNGQAQYWAPNLMAARDVLMAHYDHTYVVPGEDGPRPVATGDPADRDISDFPHTAEGSDFTTVGEIFSATANPDRKKPFDIRTVMRALADQDHPVLERWAGMADADTSVVQDAHLGGMPVCLLGIESRSVPRRGFPPTDGPDTYNAGTLFPRSSKKTARAINAASGNRPLVVLANLSGFDGSPESMRKLQLEYGAEIGRAIVNFRGPIVFVVISRYHGGAFVVFSKRLNPSMTVLAVEGSFASVLGGASAAAVVFSGDVATRTAADPRIRDLEARVGAATGAERSSLAAELDELRAAVRTEKLGEVAGEFDRVHSIQRAVEVGSVDAVIKAAEMRPKIIEVLRNHA, from the coding sequence GTGTTCACACGAATCGCCATCGTCAACCGTGGTGAGGCCGCGATGCGGCTCATCCACGCCGTCCGGGAGCTCGCCGCGGAGACCGGCGTGCCGATCGAGACCGTCGCGTTGTACACCGACGTCGATCGCACCGCCACCTTCGTCCGCGAGGCCGACATCGCCTACGACCTGGGTCCCGCCGCCTCCCGGCCGTACCTGGATCTCAAGGGTCTGGAGCACGCGCTGATCGCCACCGGGGCGGACGCCGCCTGGGTCGGCTGGGGCTTCGTCGCCGAGGACCCGGCGTTCGCCGAGCTGTGCGACCGGATCGGGATCACGTTCATCGGTCCGAGCGCGGACGCCATGCGCAAGCTCGGCGACAAGATCGGCTCGAAGCTGATCGCCGAGGAGGTCGGCGTGCCGGTCGCGGCCTGGAGCCGCGGCCCGGTGCAGACGCTGGAGGCGGCCCTGGAGGCGGCCGAGCGGATCGGCTACCCGCTGATGCTCAAGGCGACCGCCGGCGGCGGCGGGCGCGGCATCCGCAAGGTGGCCTCGGCCGAGGAGCTGACCGAGGCCTACGAGCGGACCAGCCAGGAGGCGGCCCGCGCGTTCGGCAGCGGCATCGTCTTCCTGGAGCGCCTGGTCACCGGCGCCCGGCACGTCGAGGTGCAGGTCATCTCCGACGGGCAGGGCACCGCGTGGGCGATCGGCGTGCGCGACTGCTCGGTGCAGCGCCGCAACCAGAAGGTGATCGAGGAGTCCGCCTCCCCGGTGATGCCGCCGGAGCGGGCCGCCGAGCTCAAGGCGTCCGCCGAGCGGCTCGCGGTCAAGGTCGGCTATCGCGGCGCGGCCACCGTCGAGTTCCTCTACCACCCCGGTGAGGACCTGCTGGCCTTCCTCGAGGTGAACACCCGGCTCCAGGTGGAGCACCCGATCACCGAGTACGTGACCGGCACCGACCTGGTCAAGCTGCAGATCCACGTCGCCTCCGGCAACCGGTTGACCGGTGAGCGGCCGGTCGAGCGCGGCCACGCGATCGAGGCCCGGCTCAACGCCGAGGACCCGGACCGCGACTTCGCCCCCTCCCCCGGCCGGATCGTCCGCCTGGAGTTCCCGGCCGGTCCGGGCATCCGGGTCGACACCGGGGTCAGCGAGGGTGACAGCATCCCGGGCGACTTCGACTCGATGATCGCCAAGGTGATCGCGTACGGCAAGGATCGGGACGAGGCGCTGGGCCGGCTGCGCCGCGCGATGGCCGAGACCACCGTGGTGATCGAGGGCGGCGCCACCAACAAGAGCTTCGTGCTCGACCTGCTCGACCAGCCCGAGGTGATCGACGGCAGCGCCGACACCGGCTGGATCGACCGGGTCCGCGGCGAGGGCCGGCTGGTCTCCGACCGGCACTCCGGCATCGCGCTGGCCGCCGCCGCCATCGAGGCGTACGAGGACGAGGAGCTGGTCGAGCAGCAGCGGCTGCTGTCCACCGCGTTCGGCGGCCGGCCCCAGGTGCGGCACGAGAGCGGCGCGCCGCTGGACCTGAAACTGCGCGGCTCCACCTACCGGGTGCGGGTCGCCCGGGTCGGCGCGCACCGCTTCCGGGTCGGCATCGAGGCCGGCGCTGACGTCCGGCTGGCCGACGTCACCCTGGAGCGCTTCGACGAGCACAGCGGCCGGATCACCGTGAACGGCGTGCGGCACCGGCTGCTCACCGGCACGCACGGCGCGATCACCCTGGTCGAGGTCGACGGCGTCACCCACCGGGTCAGCCGGGACGAGGGCGGCGTGCTGCGGTCCCCGATGCCGGCCCTGGTGGTGGCGACCCCGCTGGAGGCCGGCGCCGAGGTCGAGGCCGGCGCGCCGGTCCTGGTCCTGGAGGCCATGAAGATGGAGGCGGTGCTGCGCGCGCCGTTCCGGGCCCGGGTCAAGGAGGTGCTGGTCGCGGTCGGCAACAAGGTCGACGCGGGGGCCGCGCTGCTGCGCCTGGAGCCGATCGCCGGCGATGACGCCGAGCAGGCGGTCACCGAGACCGCGGCCGACGTCGACCTGCCCGCCCTGCCGGACACCGAGCCGGCCCGGCAGCGGGCCGCCCGCGGTCAGGAGGACCTGCGCAGCCTGCTGCTCGGCTTCGACGTCGACCCGCACGACGAGCGCCGGGTCCTCGACGACTACCTGTCCGCCCGGCGCGCCGCCACCGACGAGGGGCACCGGCCGCTGGACGCCGAGATCGCGCTGATCGAGGTCTTCGCCGACCTGACCGAGCTGAGCCGCAACCGGCCGGCCGGCGAGGACGGCGGCGACACCCACGTGCACAGCGCCCGCGAGTTCTTCCACACCTACCTGCAGAGCCTGGACGTGGAGCGGGCCGGCCTGCCGCAGTCGTTCCAGACCAAGCTGGCCAAGGCGCTGGGCCACTACGGCGTGACCGACCTGGAGCGCACCCCGGCACTGGAGGCCGCGGTCTTCCGGATCTTCCTGGCCCAGCAGCGCGGTTCGGCGGATGCCGCCGCGATCGCCGCCCTGCTGCGCGCCTGGCTGCAGGAGCCGCCGCCGGACGCCACCCTGCACGAGCCGGCCGGCCTGGCCCTGGAGCGGCTGATCTCGGCCACCCAGGTGCGGTTCCCGGCGGTCTCCGACCTGGCCCGCGGCGTGGTGTTCACCTGGTTCGGCCAGCCGCTGCTGCGGCGCAACCGGGCCCGGGTGTACGCGGAGATCCGTAAGCACCTCCGGCACCTCGACGAGTTCCCGCAGTCGCCGGACCGCGCCGACCGGATCGCCGCCATGGTGCGCAGCACCGAGCCGCTGGTCCGGCTCCTCGGCCAGCGCCTGGTGCGGCACAACCTGGACAACTCGGTGCTGCTCGAGGTGCTGACCCGGCGGTACTACGGCAACAAGGACCTGACCGGGCTGCACCAGGTGACCTCCGGCGGCTTCTCGTTCGTCGTCGCGGAGAAGGGCGACTCCCGCCTGGTCTCGGCCGCGGAGAGCTTCGAGAAACTGCCCGGCGCCCTGGCCGGGCTGGCCCTGCTCGCCACCGGTGACGGCCCCGTCGACGCGGACGTCTACCTCGCCTGGGAGGGCCAGCCGGCCGACCCGGAGGAGATGGCGGTCGCGCTGCACGAGGTGATCAGCCGAGTCGCGCTGCCGGCCCAGATCCGCCGGCTCACCACGACCGTCGCCGGGCGCAGCGGCGCGGTCATGCACCATCACTTCACCTTCCGGCCGTCCACCACCGGGATGGAGGAGGAGCGGCTGATCCGTGGCCTGCACCCGTACATCGCGCAGCGGATGCAGCTGGAGCGGCTGCGCAAGTTCGACCTGACCCGGCTGCCGTCCGCGGACGAGGAGATCTACCTCTTCCAGTGCGTCGCCCGGGAGAACCCGGCCGACGACCGGCTGGTCGCGTTCGCCCAGATCCGCGACCTGACCGAGCTGCGCGAGCAGGACGGCCGGCTGGTCGCCCTGCCGACCACCGAGGACACCATCGCCACCTGCCTGGACAGCATCCGGCGGGCCCAGTCCCGGCGGTCGTCGGACAAGCGGTTCAGCACCAACCGGATCGTCATCTACGTCTGGCCCGAGCTGAGCCTGACGTACAACGAGATGGAGATGATCGCCCGCCGGGTGTCGCCGACCACGGCCGGCGCCGGCCTGGAGGAGATCCTGTTCATCGCCCGGCGCCGCGACGAGGCGACCGGCGAGCTGGTCAAGGTCAACGTGCGGATCACGTTCCGGCCGACCGGGGGGACCGAGCTGATTCTCAGCGCACCGACCACCGAGCCGGTCGAGCCGCTCGACGGGTACCGGCAGAAGGTGCTGCGGGCGAGCAGCCGCAACACCGTCTACCCGTACGAGCTGGTCGAGTTCCTCGGCACGTTCGAGGAGCATGACCTGGACGAGCAGCACCGGCTCGTACCGGTGAACCGCCCGAAGGGCAGGAACTCCGCGGCCCTGGTCGCCGGGGTGGTCCGCACCGTCACCCCCCGGCACCCGGAGGGCATCACCCGGGTGGTGCTGCTCGGCGACCCGACCAAGTCGCTGGGCGCGCTCTCCGAGCCGGAGTGCCGCCGGGTGATCGCCGCCATCGACCTGGCCGCTTCCCTCCAGGTGCCGCTGGAGTGGTACGCGCTGTCCTCCGGCGCCCGGATCTCGATGAGCTCCGGCACCGAGAACATGGACTGGGTGGCCGAGGCGCTCAAGCGGATCGTCGAGTTCACCCAGGACGGCGGTGAGATCAACATCGTGGTGGCGGGCATCAACGTGGGTGCCCAGCCGTACTGGAACGCCGAGGCCACGATGCTGATGCACACCAAGGGCATCCTGGTGATGACGCCCGAGTCGGCGATGGTGCTGACCGGCAAGCACGCGCTGGACTTCGCCGGTGGCGTGTCCGCCGAGGACAACTTCGGCATCGGCGGCTACGACCGGGTGATGGGGCCGAACGGGCAGGCGCAGTACTGGGCGCCGAACCTGATGGCCGCGCGGGACGTGCTGATGGCGCACTACGACCACACGTACGTCGTGCCCGGGGAGGACGGTCCGCGTCCGGTCGCGACCGGCGACCCGGCCGACCGCGACATCTCGGACTTCCCGCACACGGCCGAGGGCAGCGACTTCACCACGGTCGGCGAGATCTTCTCGGCCACCGCCAACCCGGACCGCAAGAAGCCGTTCGACATCCGCACGGTGATGCGCGCCCTGGCCGACCAGGACCATCCGGTGCTGGAGCGGTGGGCCGGGATGGCCGACGCGGACACCTCGGTGGTGCAGGACGCGCACCTCGGCGGCATGCCGGTCTGCCTGCTCGGCATCGAGTCGCGGTCGGTGCCGCGACGCGGGTTCCCGCCCACCGACGGCCCGGACACCTACAACGCGGGCACGCTGTTCCCGCGCTCGTCGAAGAAGACCGCCCGGGCGATCAACGCGGCCAGCGGCAACCGCCCGCTGGTGGTGCTGGCCAACCTGTCCGGCTTCGACGGCTCCCCGGAGTCGATGCGCAAACTCCAGCTGGAGTACGGCGCGGAGATCGGCCGGGCGATCGTCAACTTCCGCGGCCCGATCGTCTTCGTGGTGATCTCCCGCTACCACGGTGGCGCGTTCGTGGTGTTCTCCAAGCGGCTCAACCCGTCGATGACGGTGCTCGCGGTGGAGGGGTCGTTCGCCTCGGTGCTGGGCGGCGCCTCGGCGGCCGCGGTCGTCTTCAGCGGCGACGTGGCCACCCGGACCGCGGCCGACCCGCGGATCCGCGACCTGGAGGCCCGGGTCGGCGCGGCCACCGGCGCCGAGCGCAGTTCGCTCGCCGCCGAGCTGGACGAGCTGCGGGCGGCGGTGCGCACCGAGAAGCTGGGCGAGGTGGCCGGCGAGTTCGACCGGGTGCACAGCATCCAGCGGGCCGTCGAGGTCGGCTCGGTCGACGCGGTGATCAAGGCCGCCGAGATGCGCCCGAAGATCATCGAGGTGCTCCGCAACCACGCCTGA
- a CDS encoding penicillin acylase family protein has translation MRRRCLQFTAALSASLLTTAVLVQVSATPATAAFASNDYCLGECSDILPPGQNGDADLAQILAHQVLGTMPPHADDQLAPYANLAYHYTGLTPQQINTFFNDSSYGVAAANVASTVTPRSDVSIVRDKALGIPHVTGTTRAGTMFGAGYAGGQDRLFLMDLLRHVARGSLTSFAGGAVGNRELEQSVWRNSPYTEADLQAQIDALRAAGTRGAQLYDDVVQYLAGVNRYIDDCMAARDCPGEYVLTGHLDAVTNLGGPEHFTPTDLIATAGVIGGLFGGGGGTEMQSALVRVAARAKYGATAGDRVWRQFREQNDPETVLTLHNGQSFPYGAGDVNATGVAMPDPGPTPQPIVFDRTGSALTGGGTSTIAGSLGSLTIGSASRGMSNAAVVSAANSATGHPVAVFGPQTGYFAPQLLMLQELQGPGISSRGVAFSGLNLYTLLGRGPDYAWSATSSIQDITDTYAVRLCNLDGSVATTASTSYLYHGTCTAMENLTRTNSWKPTTADSTAAGSYRLTVQRTRYGLVTWRGTVGGAPVAFTGLRATYGHEADSAVGFQMFNEPEQMGTAAAFTTSASHIVFAFNWFYVNSTQNAMYTSGAQPVRPVGADPELPTWGDAANEWTGWNGATAHPQAVNQDYFVSWNNKQAGDFSAADGNFSFGAVHRADLLDAPLKAGVAAGVRYDRASLLKVVEQAALTDLRGREVLPVLLRVIDTATVTDAAQAAALAKLRAWLANGAVRRETAAGSKAYVDADAIRIFDAWWPKLVQAAFTGGLGDPLFGALVDALQINESPSGGQTGPVSTLPTSANESQAHKGSAFQYGWWGYVSKDLRAVLGDPVPGWSTTYCGGGAVGACRGALLSSLGAALSEPATVTYPGDTHCSAGDQWCADAILQSPLGGITHGLVGWQNRPTYQQVVSFPARRGDSVANLAAGRPGTASSNQSGYPAGNAVDGRPDTRWASSRADNQWLQVDLGAATPVARAVISWESAYAKTYRIETSPDGTTWTLVAAVAAGDGGTDGVALTPTTARYVRLTGLTRATGYGFSVYEMEVYSR, from the coding sequence ATGCGCCGACGCTGTCTGCAGTTCACCGCCGCCCTCTCCGCCTCCCTCCTGACCACGGCAGTGCTGGTCCAGGTGAGCGCAACGCCGGCCACCGCGGCGTTCGCGAGCAACGACTACTGCCTCGGCGAGTGCTCCGACATCCTGCCGCCCGGGCAGAACGGCGACGCCGACCTCGCGCAGATCCTCGCCCACCAGGTGCTGGGCACCATGCCGCCGCACGCCGACGACCAGCTGGCGCCGTACGCGAATCTGGCCTACCACTACACCGGCCTCACGCCGCAGCAGATCAACACCTTCTTCAACGACTCGTCGTACGGCGTGGCCGCGGCGAACGTGGCCAGCACCGTCACGCCCCGCTCGGACGTCAGCATCGTGCGCGACAAGGCGCTCGGCATCCCGCACGTCACCGGGACCACCCGGGCCGGCACGATGTTCGGTGCCGGGTACGCCGGCGGCCAGGACCGGCTGTTCCTGATGGACCTGCTGCGGCACGTGGCGCGCGGCTCGCTCACCTCGTTCGCCGGCGGCGCCGTGGGCAACCGGGAGCTGGAGCAGAGCGTCTGGCGCAACTCCCCCTACACCGAGGCCGACCTGCAGGCGCAGATCGACGCGCTGCGCGCCGCCGGCACCCGCGGGGCGCAGCTGTACGACGACGTCGTGCAGTACCTGGCCGGGGTCAACAGGTACATCGACGACTGCATGGCGGCCCGGGACTGCCCCGGCGAATACGTGCTGACCGGCCACCTGGACGCGGTGACCAACCTGGGCGGGCCGGAGCACTTCACGCCGACCGATCTGATCGCCACGGCCGGCGTGATCGGCGGCCTGTTCGGCGGAGGCGGCGGCACCGAGATGCAGTCCGCACTGGTCCGGGTCGCGGCCCGGGCGAAGTACGGCGCGACCGCCGGAGACCGGGTGTGGCGGCAGTTCCGCGAGCAGAACGACCCCGAGACGGTGCTGACCCTGCACAACGGGCAGAGTTTCCCGTACGGCGCGGGAGATGTGAACGCCACGGGTGTCGCCATGCCCGACCCGGGTCCCACCCCGCAGCCGATCGTCTTCGACCGGACCGGTTCCGCGCTCACCGGCGGCGGGACCAGCACGATCGCCGGGTCGCTGGGCTCGCTCACGATCGGCAGCGCGAGCCGGGGCATGTCGAACGCCGCGGTGGTCTCGGCGGCGAACTCGGCCACCGGGCACCCGGTCGCCGTGTTCGGCCCGCAGACCGGCTATTTCGCGCCGCAGTTGCTGATGCTGCAGGAGCTGCAGGGTCCGGGGATCAGCAGCCGGGGCGTGGCGTTCAGCGGCCTCAACCTGTACACCCTGCTGGGTCGCGGGCCGGATTACGCATGGAGTGCCACGTCGTCGATTCAGGACATCACCGACACCTACGCCGTCCGTCTGTGCAACCTCGACGGCAGCGTGGCGACCACGGCCTCCACGTCCTACCTCTACCACGGCACGTGCACCGCGATGGAGAACCTGACCCGGACCAACTCGTGGAAGCCCACCACGGCCGACTCGACGGCCGCCGGGTCGTACCGGCTGACCGTGCAGCGCACGAGGTACGGCCTGGTCACCTGGCGGGGCACGGTCGGCGGGGCGCCGGTGGCGTTCACCGGGCTGCGCGCCACGTACGGCCACGAGGCGGACTCGGCGGTCGGCTTCCAGATGTTCAACGAGCCGGAGCAGATGGGCACCGCGGCCGCCTTCACCACCTCGGCGTCGCACATCGTGTTCGCGTTCAACTGGTTCTACGTCAACTCCACGCAGAACGCGATGTACACCTCCGGCGCCCAGCCCGTCCGGCCGGTCGGCGCCGATCCGGAACTGCCCACCTGGGGCGACGCCGCCAACGAGTGGACCGGCTGGAACGGCGCCACCGCACACCCGCAGGCGGTGAACCAGGACTACTTCGTCAGCTGGAACAACAAGCAGGCCGGGGACTTCTCGGCGGCGGACGGCAACTTCAGCTTCGGCGCGGTGCACCGGGCCGACCTGCTGGACGCGCCGCTCAAGGCCGGGGTGGCGGCCGGCGTCAGATACGACCGCGCCTCGCTGCTGAAGGTGGTCGAGCAGGCCGCGCTGACCGACCTGCGCGGCAGAGAGGTGCTGCCGGTCCTGCTCCGGGTGATCGACACGGCGACGGTCACCGACGCCGCCCAGGCCGCGGCGCTCGCCAAGCTGCGCGCCTGGTTGGCGAACGGCGCGGTGCGCCGGGAGACGGCGGCCGGGAGCAAGGCGTACGTCGACGCGGACGCGATCCGGATCTTCGACGCCTGGTGGCCGAAGCTGGTGCAGGCCGCGTTCACCGGCGGGCTGGGCGATCCGCTGTTCGGCGCGCTGGTGGACGCGCTGCAGATCAACGAGTCGCCGTCCGGCGGGCAGACCGGGCCGGTGTCCACCCTGCCCACCTCGGCGAACGAGTCGCAGGCCCACAAGGGATCGGCCTTCCAGTACGGGTGGTGGGGCTACGTGAGCAAGGATCTGCGCGCCGTGCTGGGTGACCCGGTGCCGGGCTGGTCCACCACCTACTGCGGCGGCGGGGCGGTCGGCGCGTGCCGCGGCGCGCTGCTGTCCAGCCTCGGCGCGGCGCTGTCCGAGCCCGCCACGGTCACCTATCCGGGTGATACTCACTGCTCGGCCGGCGATCAGTGGTGCGCCGACGCGATCCTGCAGTCACCGCTCGGCGGGATCACCCACGGCCTGGTCGGCTGGCAGAACCGGCCGACGTATCAGCAGGTGGTGTCGTTTCCGGCGAGGCGCGGCGACAGCGTGGCCAACCTGGCGGCCGGCCGGCCCGGCACCGCGTCGAGCAACCAGTCCGGGTATCCGGCCGGCAACGCCGTGGACGGCCGGCCGGACACCCGCTGGGCCAGTTCCCGGGCCGACAACCAGTGGCTGCAGGTCGACCTGGGCGCGGCCACCCCGGTCGCCCGGGCGGTGATCAGCTGGGAGTCGGCGTACGCGAAGACGTACCGGATCGAGACCTCGCCGGACGGGACCACCTGGACCCTGGTGGCCGCTGTTGCCGCAGGCGACGGCGGCACTGACGGGGTCGCCCTGACCCCCACCACCGCCCGGTACGTCCGGCTCACCGGGCTGACCCGGGCGACCGGTTACGGCTTCTCGGTCTACGAGATGGAGGTCTATTCCCGTTGA